Within the Desulfovibrio oxyclinae DSM 11498 genome, the region GCTTGCTTGTCAAGGCACGGGAGCAATACGGCAGGGATGTTTACCTTGTTGATCGCGACGGTCTGGTGCAGGTGCATCCGGACATGGTGAAGATCAAGAGCCATTCCATCATGAAAGAGAAGGGGCTGGGCACCATCGCCGATAAAGTGCTCAAGCCCCGGGCAAAGCCAGAGAGTTTCGAGTTTGACCGAAATGGTGAGCATATCCTGCTTTCTGCGCTCTATATCCCCGAGTTTGAATGGTATCTGCTTGTCGAGCAGAATGAAGGCGAGGCCCTGAGCGCGGCAAGGGACAACCTCTATCGCACGCTGCTGATAGGGTTCATTGCTTCGCTCTTGATTATTCTTCTATGCGTGGCTCTGGTGAATCACTACCAGGGCCGACTTGAAAACCTCATCAAGACCGACCCGCTGACCGGTGCCGTGAACCGTCGTGGGCTTGAGGAAGCTTTTGAGCGTGCCGTTCATCGCAATGAGCGCAATGGCACCGAGTATTCCATTGTTCTTATTGATCTGGATGGTTTCAAAGACATAAATGACAGGCATGGTCACCTTGAAGGCGACCGCCTGCTCCGCAAGACAGCTGAGGCCATCCGTAACGATGTGCGACCCATGGATACAGTCTCCAGATGGGGTGGCGATGAGTTTATGGTGCTGCTGGAGGGAGATGCGGATCAGGCCATGCATGCGGTCGAGCGGTTCCAGAACACTCTCGGAGCCATGGATACGGTGGAGCCGATCACGTTCAGCTGCGGCTTGTCAGAGTATCGTCCGGGTGACTCTTTGGATGCGCTTTTTCACAGGGCGGATCTGGCCATGTATAAGGCCAAGTCCGAGGGTGGCGATAACGCATGCAGGCAGGCGTGATACAGGGTATATGAATCTTCCCAATAAAGAAGCCCCGTTTCCGAGGAAACGGGGCTTCTTTTTGTCGCTTATGCCAAGAAGCTAGAGCAGACCGGCTTCTTTCAGCATGTCTTCCAGCTTGGGGTCATTCTCGGGTTCCAGCGGAACCATGGGCAGCCTGAATTCAAGATTCGGGAAAAGGCCCATCTTGTGCAGCGAGGTTTTGACCGGGATCGGGTTCGTCTCCAGGAACATGGCCCGGCAGACGGGAGCCAGCTTCAGGCTCAGGTCCAGCGCGGTTTCCATGTCGCGTTCGCGGAACGCCTTGCACATGCCTGCCATTTCAGCTGGCATGATGTTGGAGACAACTGAAATGGCTCCACAACCACCAGCTGCCAGCAGGGGCAGGGTGGTGAAATCGTCACCGGACAACATCTGGAAGTCCTTGCCGCAGTTTTCAATGACTTCGGCACATTGCTTCAGATCGGCTGAGGCTTCCTTGACGCCCACAACTTCGGGTACGGCGTCCTTGATGCGTTTGAGCGTTTCAGGCGTACAGTTCAGCCCGGTGCGGCCTGGCACGTTGTAAACAATGATGGGCATGGACGCATCTTTGGCGATGGCCCGGAAATGTTGCACCAGACCGTTGGGAGTAGGCTTGTTGTAATAGGGGGTGATCAGCAGCGCGCCGTCGGCCCCGGCGTCCTTGGCAAGCCGCGTCAGTTCCACGGCCTCCTTGGTGCTGTTGGAGCCAGCTCCGGCGATGACCGGAACGCGGCCTTTGGCCTGCTCCACGCAGATGCGAATGATGCGGCCCTGCTCCTCGTGGGTCATGGTGGCCGCTTCGCCGGTGGTTCCGCAGGGAACAAGGCCGTCAATGCCCTGTTCTATCTGCCAGTCGATGAATTTGCGGTATGCATCTTCATCAATCTCGTTGTTGACGAAAGGGGTGGATAGGGCGGTGTATGCGCCTGTAAATTGCATTAGTAACTCTCCTTCCTTACTTGGTGTCCGCTTTTTCGAATATCCCGCGGACATCGGGATGCTCGTAGATCGAGTCGTCAAGCAGGATCGAGCCTACCGAAACAGTATCGTTGCTCCATTCGAAGTCTTCTCCTTCGGGCAATTGCCCGATGGAGACGCGGGTGACCGTTTTCCCGCGAGGATAGGGTCTTGACCAGAGAACCCGATCCCCAGATGCGAAACGCTTGACGAAGCTCATGCCACGACCGCCGCCGAGAAGAATGTCGGGCACCTCATCAGGCCGTTGATCCAGGTAGGCCTTTTCTCCATAAGCTCCCCAGGAGCTCAGACCCACCAGCAGATCAACTTCGGGCCGAGTTTTGGCGACAAGCCGGGTTACCTGTTCCACCAGCATTGCATCCGGGATGTCGGTATCCTCGGGCAGAGCTGGGAAACGCAGAAAGCCGACCGTATAGCCAGAGGTGCGGATGATGCTGACGGGCTGCTCATCGGCAGTCTTCCACGGCGCCGGAGGTTCGATCCCGGCGTCATTCAGCATCTGTTGTTCCTCATCGGCAAGCAGCGAAACGTCATAATTCATGAAATCGTAAGCTTGCGCAAGTGCACCCAGAGTGGACGCACCGGGGTCGTCTCCGACCTTGTGAGTGAACTCATACGCCCCGCCCACGACAATTCGCGGTGAGTCGTTGTTCTTGTCAAGAAGATAGGCAGCCCTCCGGGCCAGCCCGCCCAACGTTTTTCCTCCTCACGTGGGGCAGGGCTCAATGGTCCCGTGGGTATTGCCTGTATAAAGAAGCGTCAGGTCGGATTCCGCATGAGCCCGAAGGGGGAATGCGAGAATCAGAAGCAGAAAAAGTGCGAGAATCCGGTACATCTAATCGTTGATATATTCCTTGAGCTCTTTGCCGGGACGGAAGAAGGGCAGCTTTTTGGGCTTGACTTCAACCACGTCACCGGTCTTTGGATTGCGGCCGGTGTAGCCGTCATATTCCTTGATCTTGAAGCTGCCGAAGCCGCGGATCTCAACGCGGTCGCCGCGTACAAGGGCTTCCTTGATGGAGTCTACGAAGGCGCTTACGATCTGTGTGGACTCGTCAACGTGGAGCTTTTTCTCCTCAGCCAGAGCCTTGATCAGTTCGCTCTTGTTCATTCCTTTCCCCCATTGGGTTGCGTTCTCCACATTCGGCGTGGAATCGGTCCGTGAACGTGTTTCGAGAGACTTAACTTTACTAACTATGCCGAAACCCGTGGCTTTTCGTCAACCCCTTTCGCAATTTAAACGGGGAATTCTTTCAGAATGTGCCTTCCCGCAATACGCTCGATGTTGTCGGAGCGGTACCGGACAAGCTTTCTGGCTATGCTGCGGATGTCCTTGGCGGCGTTACAGTCGGGGGCGAATTTCATGAAAGGCGTCTGGCGTCGGACAGACTCCAATACATTGGAATCCTGACGGATATGTCCGAGATTTCGCAGCTCCACTCCGAGAAAATTCTTGCACGCGGCGGCCAGCCGCTCGTGTGTTTGCTGGGCTTCCTTGGCGGAGCTCACCTGGTTGACCAGCAAGAGAAAGTCGTTGATTCCATGCTGGGTGTTGAGCACCTTGATGGTTGCGTAACCGTCCGTGAGCGACGTCGGTTCGGGAGTAACCACCACGAGCCTGAGCTGCGTTATGCTGGCAAAGGCCATGGCCGTATGGTTGATGCCGGCGCCGAGGTCGAGCATCAGAAAGTCATACTGTCCGGCCAGCGTGACCAGTTTCCCGAAGAGTACGTCCTGCATGTCCTCATCCATTTCGACCAGTTCGGGGACACCGCTTGTGGCGGGCAGGATGTCCAGTCCTTCCTCAATGGGAACCGCCACCTCGGAGGGTGACATGTCCGACTGGAGCAGGTCCTGAAGATTTCGTTCCGGCGACAGGCCCAGAAGGACGTCGAGGTTGGCAAGGCCGAGGTCGCAGTCCATGAGCATGGAGGAATATCCGGCCTCGATGAGCGCATAGCCGAGGTTCAGGACGATGTTGGTCTTGCCCACGCCGCCCTTACCGCTGAGAATGGAGAGGCTCAGTGTGCTGTTGTCGTTGTTCATGATCGTTATCCTCTATTTTCCGAAGAGAAATTGCTTTTCATTGGCCTGAACCAGCGACTCGCGGGGCACGCTGTCCATCTCTGGCAGCCGAACCACTTCCACACGGTCCTTGCCGGCATCCTTGGCAGCATAGAGTGCCTCGTCCGCCGTGCCGACGATCTTCTTGACCGACATGTCACGCGTGCCCTTGTAGCAGGTCAAACCGGCGGAGATGGTTACCGAGAATTCACTTCCCTCGTCGCTGGTGAAAGTGGCGGAGCGGACAGCAAGCAGAATCCTTTCCAGCACCCGTTTGGCCTTGACCAGCCCCGTCCCCGGAAGCACGAGCGCGAACTCTTCGCCGCCGAAGCGGGCAGCCAGATCGTAGCGGCGTACCGCCTTGCTGAGGATTGCGCCGATCTCGGAGAGCACACGGTCGCCCGTGGGATGGCCCATGGAGTCGTTGACCTTCTTGAAGTTGTCCAGATCGAGCAGGGCAAGGCTCAGGGGCGTGCCGTTGCGGCGGGAGCGTTCAATCTCGACGTCAAGCATCCGATCGAAGGCGCGCCTGTTGGCGAGGTTCGTGAGCGGATCATGTCTCGTCTCATAGGACAGCTTGGCCAGATTGCGCTGAACCAACCTCACGTTGGGCACGGCCGAACCGTCCAGCGGAAGCGTGAGCCATTCCTCAAGAGGATTTTTGGACGTGAGTTCTTCCCAGTCCTTGAAATCCACGCCGGGAAAGAGGCGGCAGACCCACAGGGCCGAGTCATCCTCGGTGCCCGCGCAGTGTTCGTTGGCCCGGTTGCACAGCTCCTGCTGCAACTCGTTCATCTCACGCAGCAGGGCGGACTCGTTGGGCTTGAGCGGATCATTGTTCGGCATGATTGTGGATCAGGTTGCTTCGGATGATTTCATCCAGGTTGCCGTCGAGCACGTCATCGACGTTGCTTACCTCGAAATTGGAGCGGTGATCCTTGACCAGCCTGTAGGGCTGGAGCGTGTAGGTACGAATCTGATTTCCAAAGGCGATGGCGGTCTTGTCGGCGTAGTCCGACTGTTGCTCTTCCTCGCGCTTCTTCATCTCGATTTCGTAAAGGCGGGCCTTGAGGACCTTCATGGCCGCCTGTTTATTGCGCAGCTGCGACTTTTCGTTCTGGCACTGCACCACGATGTTGGTGGGCAGGTGGGTGATGCGCACGGCGGAGTTCGTCTTGTTGACGTGCTGTCCGCCTGGGCCCGATGAACGGAAGACGTCCACGCGCAGATCTTCGTCGCGCACGTCAACCTCCACATCCTCCTCAATGTCCGGAACGACATCCACGGAGGCGAATGAGGTGTGACGCCGTCCAGAGGCGTCAAACGGAGAGATTCGAATCAGTCGGTGTACGCCGCGTTCTCCGCGCAGATGGCCAAAGGCGTAAAGTCCTTCGATGCGCAGGGTGGCGCTTTTCACGCCTGCCTCGTCGCCCGGCTGAAGGTCGAGTAGTTCAAGCGAGAAGCCTCGGCGTTCGGCCCAGCGGGTGTACATGCGCATGAGCATTTCGGCCCAGTCCTGCGATTCCACGCCGCCTGCGCCGGGGTGGATCTCAAGGATGGCCGCGTTTTTGTCATGGGGATGGGTGAACAGGGTCGCCATTTCCGTGGTGTTAAGGCTGGAGCGGAAGGTTTCCAGCGACTCGTTGAGCGCCTGTACTGTCTCCTCGTCGGTTTCCTCCTGTGCGAGCAGGAGCCATTCGTCGAGGTCTTCGCGGGCGGTTCTGAGTTCGTCATACATGGCGAGCCTGCTTTCAAGCTGGCTCTTTTCGCGCAGTACCGGGGTAAGGCTTTCGGGCTTGTCCCATGCTCCGGGGCGGGACAGTTCCGCTTCTATTTCCTTGAGTCTGTCGGAGGATTCCCGATAGTCAAAGCCGCCCCCAGAGTGTGTCGAATTTCTCGATCAGTTCTGCGGAAAGGGACTTTATTTCTGGATATTCAAGCATAATCTCGATTGGTCGTTAAATGGTTCGTTGCCGATTGTGCCGTTTTCCACGGCGCAGGGCAACCGCTATGAAAAGG harbors:
- a CDS encoding sensor domain-containing diguanylate cyclase; the protein is MIRFSLKTKLLAALTAILLASFFVTSLINYQVTRESVREELMNSSLPLTGKNIYSEIHGDMMRPILVASSMASDTFLWDWVKGGEKDVRVIKRYLGELKHKNDFLLSFFVSHVSDTYYYNGGVLKKVAPRDPLDVWYYAFLRTGKEYMLNVDHSEAENGRLSIFVNHRVRDEHGKLLGVTGVGLDMTRAAGLLVKAREQYGRDVYLVDRDGLVQVHPDMVKIKSHSIMKEKGLGTIADKVLKPRAKPESFEFDRNGEHILLSALYIPEFEWYLLVEQNEGEALSAARDNLYRTLLIGFIASLLIILLCVALVNHYQGRLENLIKTDPLTGAVNRRGLEEAFERAVHRNERNGTEYSIVLIDLDGFKDINDRHGHLEGDRLLRKTAEAIRNDVRPMDTVSRWGGDEFMVLLEGDADQAMHAVERFQNTLGAMDTVEPITFSCGLSEYRPGDSLDALFHRADLAMYKAKSEGGDNACRQA
- the dapA gene encoding 4-hydroxy-tetrahydrodipicolinate synthase — protein: MQFTGAYTALSTPFVNNEIDEDAYRKFIDWQIEQGIDGLVPCGTTGEAATMTHEEQGRIIRICVEQAKGRVPVIAGAGSNSTKEAVELTRLAKDAGADGALLITPYYNKPTPNGLVQHFRAIAKDASMPIIVYNVPGRTGLNCTPETLKRIKDAVPEVVGVKEASADLKQCAEVIENCGKDFQMLSGDDFTTLPLLAAGGCGAISVVSNIMPAEMAGMCKAFRERDMETALDLSLKLAPVCRAMFLETNPIPVKTSLHKMGLFPNLEFRLPMVPLEPENDPKLEDMLKEAGLL
- a CDS encoding UshA-like (seleno)protein family 2, with protein sequence MGGLARRAAYLLDKNNDSPRIVVGGAYEFTHKVGDDPGASTLGALAQAYDFMNYDVSLLADEEQQMLNDAGIEPPAPWKTADEQPVSIIRTSGYTVGFLRFPALPEDTDIPDAMLVEQVTRLVAKTRPEVDLLVGLSSWGAYGEKAYLDQRPDEVPDILLGGGRGMSFVKRFASGDRVLWSRPYPRGKTVTRVSIGQLPEGEDFEWSNDTVSVGSILLDDSIYEHPDVRGIFEKADTK
- a CDS encoding HU family DNA-binding protein translates to MNKSELIKALAEEKKLHVDESTQIVSAFVDSIKEALVRGDRVEIRGFGSFKIKEYDGYTGRNPKTGDVVEVKPKKLPFFRPGKELKEYIND
- a CDS encoding MinD/ParA family protein; translated protein: MNNDNSTLSLSILSGKGGVGKTNIVLNLGYALIEAGYSSMLMDCDLGLANLDVLLGLSPERNLQDLLQSDMSPSEVAVPIEEGLDILPATSGVPELVEMDEDMQDVLFGKLVTLAGQYDFLMLDLGAGINHTAMAFASITQLRLVVVTPEPTSLTDGYATIKVLNTQHGINDFLLLVNQVSSAKEAQQTHERLAAACKNFLGVELRNLGHIRQDSNVLESVRRQTPFMKFAPDCNAAKDIRSIARKLVRYRSDNIERIAGRHILKEFPV
- a CDS encoding GGDEF domain-containing protein, translated to MPNNDPLKPNESALLREMNELQQELCNRANEHCAGTEDDSALWVCRLFPGVDFKDWEELTSKNPLEEWLTLPLDGSAVPNVRLVQRNLAKLSYETRHDPLTNLANRRAFDRMLDVEIERSRRNGTPLSLALLDLDNFKKVNDSMGHPTGDRVLSEIGAILSKAVRRYDLAARFGGEEFALVLPGTGLVKAKRVLERILLAVRSATFTSDEGSEFSVTISAGLTCYKGTRDMSVKKIVGTADEALYAAKDAGKDRVEVVRLPEMDSVPRESLVQANEKQFLFGK
- the prfB gene encoding peptide chain release factor 2 (programmed frameshift), giving the protein MLEYPEIKSLSAELIEKFDTLWGRLDYRESSDRLKEIEAELSRPGAWDKPESLTPVLREKSQLESRLAMYDELRTAREDLDEWLLLAQEETDEETVQALNESLETFRSSLNTTEMATLFTHPHDKNAAILEIHPGAGGVESQDWAEMLMRMYTRWAERRGFSLELLDLQPGDEAGVKSATLRIEGLYAFGHLRGERGVHRLIRISPFDASGRRHTSFASVDVVPDIEEDVEVDVRDEDLRVDVFRSSGPGGQHVNKTNSAVRITHLPTNIVVQCQNEKSQLRNKQAAMKVLKARLYEIEMKKREEEQQSDYADKTAIAFGNQIRTYTLQPYRLVKDHRSNFEVSNVDDVLDGNLDEIIRSNLIHNHAEQ